A stretch of Nitrospira sp. DNA encodes these proteins:
- a CDS encoding NAD(P)/FAD-dependent oxidoreductase, whose translation MSQESSIIIGAGPAGLTTAYELGKRGMTSTVLEASDQVGGISKTVNYRGYRFDIGGHRFFSKVPLINELWHEILGEEFLLRPRISRIYYNQHFFDYPLKPLNALTGLGPLESFLIGLSYIKAKFFHIQDEKTFEQWVSNRFGYRLYSIFFKTYTEKVWGIPCHEISADWAAQRIKNLSLKQAVRNALFGAKQGMDGSTLTSLIEQFHYPRFGPGLMWERCRGLIESQGSQTIQGVKVERVRHRHGLVDCVQGRGAAGESLEYDGRHFVSTMPLRELVQALDPLPPEDVLKAAQALRYRDYLTVVLVIDRESVFPDNWLYVHSPEVKLGRIQNYKNWSPYMVPDASRTSLGLEYFLWDTDDMWTWSDERLIELGIRECAQIGLIDPREVKDGTVVRMEKAYPVYDQTYQDSVGTIRRYLETFSNLQTIGRNGLHRYNNQDHSMLTGVYAAGNILGDKRDVWAVNTEKEYHEEERATQPNTGDRLVPTRVSVSVDEAVEEAEDAVIEVAFAKIDPLALGLAVGVVSGLGIFLASAVLLLRGGAAPGPNLSLLGNYLFGFEVTWAGAVIGLVEAGLLGFAVGALAAGLRNWTLTGYAKFVRWRAERDERRHLLDKM comes from the coding sequence ATGAGCCAAGAGTCTTCTATTATCATCGGGGCAGGGCCGGCAGGGCTCACGACCGCCTACGAGTTGGGCAAGCGGGGCATGACGTCTACCGTGCTCGAGGCGAGCGATCAGGTCGGGGGAATCTCGAAAACCGTCAACTATCGCGGGTATCGGTTTGATATCGGCGGACATCGATTCTTCTCCAAAGTCCCCCTTATCAATGAACTGTGGCACGAAATTCTTGGAGAGGAGTTCTTGCTGCGTCCGCGCATCTCCCGCATCTATTACAATCAACACTTCTTTGACTACCCTCTCAAACCGCTGAATGCGCTGACCGGTCTCGGCCCGTTGGAATCGTTTCTGATCGGCCTCAGCTACATCAAGGCCAAGTTCTTCCACATCCAGGATGAGAAAACATTCGAGCAGTGGGTGTCCAACCGATTCGGGTATCGGCTGTACAGCATTTTCTTCAAGACCTACACGGAGAAGGTCTGGGGAATTCCGTGCCACGAGATCTCAGCGGACTGGGCGGCGCAACGCATCAAGAACCTCTCACTGAAACAAGCCGTGCGGAATGCGCTGTTCGGAGCCAAACAGGGCATGGACGGGTCGACATTGACCTCTCTAATCGAGCAATTTCACTATCCCCGCTTTGGCCCGGGGTTGATGTGGGAACGATGCCGCGGTTTGATCGAAAGTCAGGGCTCTCAGACGATCCAAGGCGTGAAAGTGGAGCGTGTCCGGCATCGTCACGGGCTGGTCGATTGCGTTCAGGGGCGTGGCGCAGCCGGTGAGTCGCTGGAGTATGACGGCCGGCATTTCGTGTCGACGATGCCGCTACGTGAACTGGTGCAGGCCCTGGATCCTTTGCCGCCAGAGGATGTGCTCAAAGCCGCACAAGCTCTCCGTTACCGGGATTACCTGACGGTAGTACTGGTCATCGATCGCGAGTCCGTCTTCCCCGACAATTGGCTCTACGTGCATTCGCCGGAGGTCAAGCTCGGGCGGATTCAGAATTACAAAAACTGGAGTCCCTATATGGTACCGGACGCCTCACGGACCTCACTGGGATTGGAATATTTCTTGTGGGATACGGATGATATGTGGACGTGGTCGGATGAGCGCCTCATTGAACTGGGCATTCGTGAATGCGCGCAAATCGGCCTCATCGATCCGCGGGAAGTCAAAGACGGGACGGTCGTGCGGATGGAGAAGGCCTATCCGGTCTACGACCAGACGTATCAAGACAGCGTCGGCACGATCCGTCGCTATCTAGAGACCTTCTCGAATCTGCAGACCATCGGGCGAAACGGATTGCATCGCTATAACAATCAAGACCACTCCATGCTGACCGGCGTGTATGCGGCCGGGAACATTCTCGGAGACAAGCGCGATGTCTGGGCCGTCAACACAGAGAAGGAATATCACGAAGAAGAACGAGCGACTCAGCCGAACACCGGCGATCGGCTTGTGCCGACGCGAGTCTCTGTCTCGGTCGATGAGGCGGTAGAGGAAGCTGAAGACGCCGTGATCGAAGTCGCGTTTGCGAAAATCGATCCACTGGCCTTGGGGCTAGCCGTCGGTGTGGTGAGCGGTCTCGGAATATTCCTGGCCTCGGCCGTCTTGTTACTTAGAGGCGGGGCTGCGCCTGGTCCAAACTTGTCGTTGCTCGGGAACTACCTGTTCGGGTTTGAAGTCACGTGGGCAGGCGCGGTGATCGGGTTAGTCGAAGCAGGGCTGTTGGGGTTTGCGGTGGGGGCACTTGCGGCTGGACTCAGAAATTGGACGCTTACGGGCTATGCAAAATTCGTTCGGTGGCGCGCAGAGCGGGATGAGCGTCGCCATCTTCTCGACAAGATGTAA
- a CDS encoding glycosyltransferase family 39 protein, giving the protein MKSADMIAPETSPVFVKAWQWVEDSAEAFRGLCDRRRMWLLAAVSLMYFTATSLLASRKPMWNDELFTYFIAQAPTLSGIWSALLTGADQTPFPFYVLTRWSLALFGVNEWALRLPEMIGVWVAGLCLFHIVARQTEALYGFVAMVFLFVTGANLYSYEARPYGLVLAFSSLAWLCWLQATSGRSRKLSIAGLAASLAAAVCSHYYAVFVFVPLGIGELVRSMVRRRVDWPIWFSMMSALSPLLFLAPLIQQARTYSQGFWARPSLQSLPDAYSALLMPTPLLALAVLILSGLYSLSLSGKLRPQAAASYSLAPVHEGLVAAGFVALPIIAVLATMLTTGAFTFRYALPAVLGVSVLVAVAIARLFQGHAVVGVAILLLSCAGFGMLSARNLQGAMEASFGKVYELIGRESITSLPVVVSDAHSFMMLSHYAPRELSSRLVYLADPQASLRHLGHDTVDRGILDLRPWFGFHIEEFSRYLEAHPKFFVYLNGGRHGNLTWLLTELVSAPVAIELRAKVDDHLLFLVRSKAISSAVSLEPQP; this is encoded by the coding sequence ATGAAGTCGGCTGATATGATTGCGCCGGAAACGTCGCCGGTTTTCGTGAAAGCTTGGCAATGGGTCGAGGACTCTGCGGAAGCTTTTCGAGGGCTGTGCGACCGGCGCAGGATGTGGCTGTTGGCGGCGGTCTCGCTCATGTATTTCACGGCGACAAGCCTGCTGGCCTCGCGCAAGCCCATGTGGAACGATGAACTGTTCACATACTTTATCGCCCAGGCACCTACGCTCTCCGGCATCTGGTCCGCGCTCCTCACTGGGGCAGATCAGACTCCATTCCCGTTTTACGTGTTGACTCGATGGTCGCTTGCTTTGTTCGGCGTCAATGAATGGGCCCTGCGTTTGCCGGAAATGATCGGAGTGTGGGTGGCGGGGCTCTGTCTCTTTCACATCGTTGCACGCCAAACTGAGGCATTGTATGGATTCGTCGCGATGGTATTTCTCTTTGTGACGGGCGCGAATTTATACAGCTACGAAGCAAGGCCGTACGGATTGGTTTTGGCCTTTTCCTCCCTCGCCTGGCTGTGCTGGCTACAGGCAACGTCCGGTCGATCCCGGAAACTTTCCATCGCGGGGCTTGCGGCGAGTCTGGCTGCCGCTGTGTGCAGCCACTACTACGCTGTTTTTGTGTTTGTCCCGCTTGGAATCGGTGAGTTGGTGCGTTCTATGGTCCGACGTCGTGTAGATTGGCCGATCTGGTTCTCGATGATGAGCGCCTTATCCCCGTTGCTGTTTTTGGCGCCCCTCATTCAACAAGCGAGAACCTATTCCCAAGGGTTTTGGGCTCGGCCGAGTTTGCAGTCGCTCCCGGATGCCTATTCAGCCCTGCTCATGCCGACGCCCTTGCTGGCGCTGGCCGTCTTGATTCTAAGTGGGCTCTATTCCCTCTCGCTTTCAGGGAAGTTGCGCCCTCAGGCTGCCGCCAGTTACTCTCTTGCCCCTGTCCACGAAGGTCTGGTGGCCGCAGGGTTTGTCGCACTCCCGATCATCGCTGTACTGGCGACCATGCTGACGACTGGGGCATTCACGTTTCGGTATGCCTTGCCCGCTGTGCTTGGAGTCAGTGTGCTCGTGGCCGTGGCTATAGCGCGGCTCTTTCAAGGGCATGCTGTTGTGGGGGTCGCGATTCTTCTTTTGTCGTGCGCGGGATTCGGCATGTTGTCCGCTCGCAACCTGCAAGGTGCGATGGAAGCGTCCTTTGGGAAAGTCTATGAGTTGATCGGACGTGAATCGATTACGAGTTTGCCCGTCGTGGTGTCCGATGCTCATTCGTTCATGATGTTGTCTCACTATGCTCCCCGTGAACTGTCGTCCCGACTGGTTTATCTGGCAGATCCTCAAGCATCGTTGCGGCATCTCGGGCATGACACGGTCGATCGAGGGATTTTGGATCTCAGGCCGTGGTTTGGTTTTCATATCGAAGAATTTTCTCGATATCTTGAGGCGCACCCGAAGTTCTTTGTGTATCTAAACGGTGGGCGTCACGGGAATCTCACCTGGCTTCTCACAGAGCTGGTATCGGCACCAGTCGCGATTGAATTGCGCGCGAAGGTCGATGATCACTTGTTATTCCTTGTCAGGAGCAAGGCTATCTCGTCGGCCGTATCCTTGGAGCCTCAACCATGA
- a CDS encoding glycosyltransferase family 2 protein has protein sequence MIGTSKGELLPLVSVVLPCLNEEAAIGACLQKIRDTFDKAQLDGEIVVCDNGSTDRSVAIAEAMGARIVHQPERGYGNAYLKGFASAKGRYLVMGDADDTYDFTMIPIFLDKLQEGHDFVTGSRYLEGGHATIPFLHRFFGNPLLTKILNVLFKTDYTDVYCGYRAFSRRAYDLIQPVSPGMEFNLELAINAGLAGLKTAELPIQLAERKGESKLRTFRDGWRSLRMMLIYCPNKVFFLPGLLSLALGVAAHVVSLAGLIQFNGKPLGTATGIFGTIFSVVGFQVVSLGLHAKTYSWSRRFDRNNKGLGAFYDWFRLETGLLLGGGILLIGMALLAFLVWEWIQSGFLPLSRPEWVSLGATLIIIGGGTMFSSLFISAMSMKKA, from the coding sequence ATGATCGGCACTTCTAAGGGTGAATTGCTTCCGTTGGTCTCCGTCGTGCTCCCCTGCCTCAATGAGGAGGCGGCCATCGGTGCCTGCCTCCAGAAGATCCGGGACACGTTCGACAAGGCGCAGCTCGATGGCGAGATTGTCGTCTGCGACAATGGATCGACGGACCGATCCGTGGCAATTGCGGAAGCAATGGGCGCCCGAATCGTGCATCAGCCGGAACGGGGATATGGGAATGCGTATTTGAAGGGGTTTGCGAGCGCCAAGGGCAGATACCTTGTCATGGGGGATGCCGATGATACCTATGACTTCACGATGATCCCCATCTTTCTCGACAAGCTACAAGAGGGCCACGATTTCGTGACCGGGAGTCGCTATCTCGAAGGGGGGCATGCCACGATTCCCTTTCTTCATCGGTTCTTCGGGAATCCCTTGCTGACGAAAATTCTGAATGTGTTGTTCAAGACCGACTATACCGATGTGTATTGTGGCTATCGCGCTTTTAGTCGACGGGCGTACGACCTGATCCAACCGGTCAGCCCCGGTATGGAGTTTAATCTCGAGCTGGCCATCAATGCAGGCTTGGCCGGTTTGAAGACGGCTGAGTTGCCGATCCAGCTGGCTGAGCGAAAAGGGGAGTCCAAGCTGCGGACCTTTCGAGATGGCTGGCGAAGTCTCCGTATGATGTTGATTTATTGTCCCAACAAGGTGTTCTTCCTCCCGGGCCTCCTGTCGCTGGCGCTTGGGGTTGCCGCGCATGTTGTCTCCCTGGCTGGTCTCATCCAGTTCAACGGGAAGCCCCTCGGGACCGCGACAGGAATTTTTGGCACGATCTTCAGCGTGGTGGGATTTCAAGTCGTGAGTTTAGGCCTGCACGCCAAGACCTATTCATGGAGTCGTCGCTTCGACAGAAACAATAAGGGACTCGGTGCGTTCTACGACTGGTTTCGCCTTGAGACCGGGCTCTTGCTCGGCGGGGGCATCCTGCTCATCGGGATGGCGCTTCTCGCCTTCCTGGTATGGGAGTGGATACAGTCAGGATTTTTGCCGCTCTCGCGTCCCGAATGGGTATCGCTGGGCGCCACTCTCATCATTATAGGAGGGGGGACGATGTTTTCTTCCCTCTTCATCTCAGCGATGTCCATGAAGAAAGCATGA